In the Ipomoea triloba cultivar NCNSP0323 chromosome 6, ASM357664v1 genome, one interval contains:
- the LOC116023112 gene encoding lysosomal Pro-X carboxypeptidase-like yields the protein MELLIALVIQCLSLLILFSTTSLSLNPHHNIPRPRPLSSSSVSDSTAAYVTTGYYRQTLDHFNYAPQSYATFSQRYMVNSQYWGGAQSNFPIFAYLGAEIAIDNDITNAVFLLDVANRFNALLVYIEHRFYGESVPFGTQADALKNETLRGYFNSAQALADYAEVLIYIKNAYRAQNSPIVVVGGSYGGMLAAWFRLKYPHIALGALASSAPLLYFDDITPQNGYYDVVTKDFRSVSESCVETIKESWSKISEYANQTNGGLYNLSRKFNLCKNLTSPQELTYYLHKMYADAAQYDNPPYYPVKRVCGGIDGAPQGSDILDRIHAGVVAYNNGVKSCYEISGLNTTASPGEGNINYGYAWQRCSEMVMPLAQGNDSMFEPFPFNLQKYSQDCIDTYGISPRPHWVTTYYGGHDFNLVLKDFGSNIIFSNGLRDPYSIGGVLKNISDTLVAVYTQNGAHVLDLFGEYASPPIWLTEQRETEVKIIQSWINKYYADLQGLKK from the exons atggaGTTGTTAATAGCACTTGTAATCCAATGCCTCTCTCTCCTTATTCTCTTCTCCACAACTTCCCTTTCCCTAAACCCACACCACAATATTCCTCGCCCACGACCACTGTCTTCTTCGTCTGTTTCCGACAGCACTGCTGCTTACGTCACAACCGGTTACTACAGGCAAACGTTGGATCACTTCAACTACGCACCTCAAAGCTACGCCACCTTCTCACAGAGATACATGGTGAATTCCCAGTACTGGGGTGGCGCCCAATCCAACTTCCCTATCTTCGCATATCTCGGCGCTGAAATTGCCATCGATAATGATATCACGAATGCCGTATTTCTCCTTGATGTTGCCAATCGTTTTAATGCTCTTCTTGTCTACATAGAG CATAGGTTCTACGGGGAATCAGTACCCTTCGGAACTCAGGCGGATGCTTTGAAAAACGAGACCCTTCGTGGCTATTTCAACTCCGCTCAGGCTTTGGCTGATTATGCAGAGGTGCtgatatatataaagaatgCCTATAGAGCTCAAAATTCTCCCATCGTTGTTGTTGGTGGATCATATGGGGGAA TGCTTGCTGCATGGTTTCGGTTGAAGTATCCACACATAGCACTGGGTGCCTTAGCTTCATCGGCTCCCCTTCTCTACTTTGATGACATCACACCACAAAATGGATACTATGACGTAGTAACTAAAGATTTTAGG AGTGTGAGTGAGAGTTGTGTTGAAACTATAAAAGAATCATGGTCCAAAATTTCCGAATATGCTAACCAGACAAACGGCGGCCTCTACAATCTCAGTCGCAAGTTCAACCTTTGCaa GAACTTGACCTCGCCGCAGGAGCTAACGTATTACTTGCACAAAATGTATGCTGATGCCGCTCAATATGACAATCCGCCGTATTATCCAGTGAAGAGGGTGTGCGGCGGCATAGATGGCGCCCCCCAAGGCTCTGATATTCTTGACCGGATACATGCCGGTGTCGTCGCCTATAATAATGGGGTTAAATCTTGCTACGAAATTTCCGGCCTAAACACGACGGCGTCGCCAGGAGAGGGTAATATAAATTATGGATATGCTTGGCAA AGATGTAGTGAAATGGTGATGCCGCTTGCCCAAGGCAACGACTCCATGTTCGAACCATTTCCATTCAATCTGCAGAAATATTCCCAGGACTGCATTGATACCTACGGCATTTCACCTCGACCACACTGGGTCACAACCTATTACGGAGGACAT GATTTTAACTTGGTTCTAAAAGACTTTGGTAGCAACATCATTTTCTCCAACGGACTAAGAGACCCATATAGCATTGGAGG GGTTTTGAAGAACATATCAGATACTCTAGTTGCAGTTTACACTCAAAATG GCGCTCACGTTCTGGACTTATTTGGGGAATATGCATCACCTCCAATTTGGTTAACCGAGCAACGGGAAACGGAGGTTAAGATAATACAAAGTTGGATAAATAAGTACTATGCTGATCTTCAAGGCCTCAAGAAATGA